One part of the Sorangiineae bacterium MSr11954 genome encodes these proteins:
- a CDS encoding WS/DGAT domain-containing protein: MERLRGFDAAFLHMERGDVQMHTLKVLVVDPARLGRPLALEDVHRAIEGHLDAYPRARQIVVAAPLFGGRPFWVSDPRFTLAAHLTERTVAAPGGQAELDAVLSELASQPLDRSRPLWDLTLVHGLAHGRQGLVVRLHHAISDGVGAINAFAAMTREEPGAVVAPSAEGSIGAAPSRAELFARAARDVGPWLGELPRFFKDVSESNRKNQVYRAEAKHLPPVGFGAGPSFTTKPVGAARRCATGNLALADFERVKNAFGVTMTAAVQAVLAGALRREQLRRGEEAKGPLITTFGVAIDRASARLWGNEVTATFAHLAVHMGDPVERLRATAASTQEAIALVRHLGTDMAGRWSEYLPRLPHVIGRRMAYKTKNTLYHVGTASVRGPSRTRWLGPVEVVEWYSLAALAHPPALHICAYSYVDRMSIGILTAPEIYDRPRRLLEDMEDSLAELVSLAHRTDEAPGDVSTAAG, from the coding sequence ATGGAACGACTCCGCGGCTTCGATGCAGCATTTCTCCATATGGAGCGGGGAGACGTGCAGATGCACACGCTCAAGGTACTGGTCGTCGATCCCGCGCGGCTCGGGCGGCCCCTCGCCCTCGAGGACGTTCATCGTGCCATCGAAGGACATTTGGATGCATATCCACGGGCGCGACAGATCGTCGTGGCTGCGCCGCTGTTCGGGGGCAGGCCATTTTGGGTGTCGGATCCGCGCTTCACGTTGGCCGCGCACCTGACGGAACGTACGGTGGCGGCGCCCGGGGGCCAAGCGGAGCTCGACGCCGTCTTATCGGAGCTCGCGAGCCAGCCGCTCGATCGATCGCGGCCGCTCTGGGATCTCACGCTCGTGCACGGCCTCGCCCACGGCCGGCAGGGGCTGGTCGTGCGCCTTCATCACGCCATCTCCGACGGGGTCGGCGCCATCAACGCGTTCGCGGCCATGACACGCGAAGAACCGGGGGCCGTGGTTGCGCCGAGCGCCGAGGGTTCCATCGGGGCGGCCCCGTCGCGCGCCGAGCTCTTTGCCCGCGCCGCGCGCGACGTGGGGCCGTGGCTGGGGGAGCTCCCTCGGTTTTTCAAGGATGTCTCCGAGAGCAATCGGAAGAATCAGGTCTACCGGGCAGAGGCCAAACACCTTCCGCCGGTGGGGTTCGGGGCCGGGCCGTCGTTCACGACCAAGCCGGTGGGCGCGGCGCGCCGGTGCGCCACGGGCAACCTGGCGCTCGCCGATTTCGAACGGGTGAAGAACGCCTTCGGCGTGACGATGACGGCGGCCGTGCAAGCGGTGCTCGCGGGCGCGCTGCGCCGAGAGCAGCTCCGGCGAGGCGAAGAGGCCAAGGGCCCGCTGATCACCACCTTCGGCGTCGCCATCGATCGGGCGAGCGCGCGCCTCTGGGGCAACGAGGTCACCGCGACCTTTGCCCATCTGGCCGTGCACATGGGCGATCCGGTCGAGCGATTGCGCGCGACGGCGGCGAGCACCCAGGAGGCCATCGCGCTGGTGCGCCACCTGGGGACCGATATGGCCGGCCGCTGGAGCGAATACTTGCCCCGCCTCCCGCACGTGATTGGGCGGCGCATGGCCTACAAAACCAAGAATACCCTTTATCACGTGGGAACGGCGAGCGTGCGGGGCCCTTCGCGGACCCGTTGGCTCGGGCCCGTCGAGGTGGTGGAGTGGTATTCGCTGGCCGCGCTGGCGCATCCCCCTGCCCTGCACATTTGTGCGTACAGCTATGTCGATCGTATGAGCATTGGCATCTTGACCGCGCCGGAGATTTACGATCGGCCGCGCCGTTTGCTCGAGGATATGGAGGATTCGCTGGCGGAGCTGGTGAGCCTCGCCCATCGCACGGACGAGGCCCCCGGCGACGTGTCGACCGCCGCCGGGTAG
- a CDS encoding IclR family transcriptional regulator: MLVQSVRRAAKILQELASAGPRMGVTELAERIGVAKPTMHALLRTLEADGLVEQDPETGKYLLGPGLLRLGNAYLETQELRGRSLTWADALAARTREAVWVAILTGDRVLVVHHAFRPEGAVQILEVGASIPWSTCALGKAIVSFAPAAEAERLLKGELPVLTGASITDRRKLRAQLEQIRRVGCAFENQESALGDAGIAAPVFDRAGRVVGAMGIVGPVERLLAEPAREEHAIAVREVARNLSRDLGAPRNPSQRSA; encoded by the coding sequence ATGTTGGTCCAATCCGTGCGTCGTGCAGCGAAGATCCTTCAGGAGCTTGCGTCCGCGGGGCCGCGGATGGGGGTGACCGAGCTGGCCGAGCGGATCGGCGTGGCCAAGCCCACCATGCACGCGCTCCTGCGCACCTTGGAGGCGGACGGTTTGGTGGAGCAGGATCCCGAGACGGGAAAATACCTCCTCGGCCCCGGGCTCCTGCGGCTGGGCAACGCCTACCTCGAGACCCAGGAGCTCCGGGGACGCTCGCTGACGTGGGCCGATGCATTGGCCGCGCGGACGCGCGAAGCCGTGTGGGTGGCGATCCTCACGGGCGATCGCGTCCTGGTCGTGCACCATGCCTTTCGCCCCGAGGGCGCCGTGCAAATCCTGGAGGTCGGCGCCAGCATCCCCTGGAGCACCTGCGCGCTGGGCAAAGCCATCGTGTCCTTTGCGCCGGCCGCGGAGGCCGAGCGCCTGCTCAAGGGCGAGCTGCCCGTGCTCACCGGGGCGAGCATCACGGATCGGCGGAAGCTCCGCGCGCAGCTGGAGCAGATCCGGCGGGTGGGCTGCGCCTTCGAGAACCAGGAGTCGGCGCTCGGCGACGCCGGCATCGCAGCGCCCGTCTTCGATCGAGCGGGCCGGGTGGTGGGGGCCATGGGCATCGTCGGACCCGTCGAGCGTCTCCTGGCCGAGCCTGCCCGCGAGGAGCACGCCATCGCCGTCCGCGAAGTGGCGCGCAACCTCTCGCGCGATCTCGGCGCGCCGCGAAATCCGTCCCAACGCAGCGCGTAA
- the dhaK gene encoding dihydroxyacetone kinase subunit DhaK yields MKKFINDAETVISDALRGLAAAHPELRVDLEQKIIVRAEGPRPGKVGLVSGGGSGHEPLHGGFVGLGMLDAAVPGEVFTSPVPDQIVAATAAANGGAGVVYIVKNYTGDVMNFQMAAELAADSDIRVETVLVNDDVAVKDSTWTAGRRGTGATVFVEKITGALAERGASLAEVAEIGRRVNAASRSFAVALTACTTPAAGKPGFALPDDEIEVGVGIHGEPGRRREKLQTAKNIVATALDAILSDLPLASGDSTIVMVNGLGGTPLIELYILFGEITATFRDRGIVIARSLVGNYITSLDMAGASITVCKADPQMLESWDAPVRTPGLRWGV; encoded by the coding sequence ATGAAGAAATTCATCAACGATGCCGAGACCGTGATTTCCGACGCCCTTCGAGGGCTCGCCGCCGCGCACCCCGAGCTGCGCGTCGACTTGGAGCAGAAGATCATCGTGCGGGCCGAGGGGCCGCGCCCGGGGAAGGTCGGGCTGGTGTCGGGCGGAGGCTCCGGGCACGAGCCGCTGCACGGCGGGTTCGTCGGGCTCGGCATGCTCGACGCGGCCGTTCCCGGTGAAGTCTTCACCTCACCGGTGCCCGATCAGATCGTCGCCGCCACCGCGGCCGCGAATGGCGGCGCCGGGGTGGTCTACATCGTCAAGAACTACACGGGCGACGTCATGAACTTCCAAATGGCCGCCGAGCTGGCCGCCGACTCGGACATTCGAGTCGAGACCGTGCTGGTCAACGACGATGTCGCCGTCAAAGACTCCACCTGGACGGCAGGCCGCCGCGGCACCGGCGCGACCGTCTTCGTGGAGAAGATCACCGGCGCCCTGGCCGAGCGGGGCGCGAGCCTCGCCGAGGTCGCCGAAATCGGCCGCAGGGTCAATGCCGCGTCCCGTTCGTTCGCCGTCGCGCTCACGGCGTGTACGACGCCGGCCGCGGGAAAGCCGGGCTTCGCTCTTCCGGACGACGAAATCGAGGTCGGCGTCGGCATCCACGGCGAGCCGGGCCGCCGTCGCGAAAAGCTGCAGACCGCAAAGAACATCGTGGCCACCGCGCTGGACGCCATCTTGTCCGATTTGCCCTTGGCCTCGGGCGATTCGACCATCGTCATGGTCAATGGGCTCGGCGGCACGCCGCTCATCGAGCTGTACATTCTATTTGGCGAAATCACCGCTACCTTTCGCGATCGGGGCATCGTCATCGCGCGCTCGTTGGTGGGCAATTACATCACCAGCCTCGACATGGCCGGCGCGTCGATCACCGTATGCAAAGCCGACCCGCAGATGCTCGAATCATGGGACGCGCCGGTGCGAACGCCCGGGCTCCGTTGGGGAGTGTGA
- the dhaL gene encoding dihydroxyacetone kinase subunit L: MNSAMARSWITTLASALEEQTDYLTQLDSAIGDADHGANMRRGFAAAVAAVEGSSAETPGDVLIKAGTTLISKVGGASGPLYGSAFRAMGKELRDPIATGEQLRAALAEGLAAVQRLGTAAPGDKTMVDAYAPALAAFEQELRNGATPATAAARAADAAEEGMRATTSLQARKGRASYLGARSVGHQDPGATSTAMMFRALARVMAAP; the protein is encoded by the coding sequence ATGAACAGCGCAATGGCCCGATCCTGGATAACGACATTGGCCTCGGCCCTCGAGGAACAAACGGACTATTTGACCCAGCTCGACTCGGCCATCGGGGACGCCGATCACGGCGCCAACATGCGCCGGGGCTTCGCCGCCGCGGTCGCGGCCGTGGAGGGCTCCTCCGCGGAGACACCCGGCGACGTGTTGATCAAGGCGGGCACCACGCTCATCTCCAAGGTCGGCGGCGCCTCGGGGCCCCTGTACGGGAGCGCGTTTCGCGCGATGGGCAAGGAGCTGCGCGATCCGATCGCCACCGGCGAGCAGCTGCGCGCGGCCCTCGCCGAGGGCTTGGCGGCCGTTCAGCGTCTAGGAACGGCGGCGCCGGGCGATAAAACCATGGTGGACGCGTACGCCCCCGCGCTCGCCGCCTTCGAGCAGGAGCTTCGCAACGGAGCAACCCCGGCCACCGCCGCCGCCCGCGCGGCCGACGCCGCCGAGGAGGGCATGCGCGCGACCACGTCGCTTCAAGCCCGAAAAGGCCGCGCCTCGTACCTGGGCGCGCGCAGCGTCGGGCACCAAGATCCGGGCGCCACGTCCACCGCGATGATGTTTCGTGCGCTCGCCCGCGTGATGGCCGCGCCGTGA
- the dhaM gene encoding PTS-dependent dihydroxyacetone kinase phosphotransferase subunit DhaM, translating into MSPSMVGIVVVSHSARLAEGVCEVAAQMAPDVPLRPAGGTDEGHVGTSFDKILAAATEADTGAGAVILYDLGSAKMSADLVAETNDRLRVVDAPLVEGALAAAVTAQSGASLDAVVEQARSSGGARGVSGAEGGVSGAEGGVPGAEGGVSGAEGGVSGAEGGHRPAEASLSRVLTLRNPHGLHARPAARLARIAAEHGVILRAGPAEGPLVDARSILALVALGLRGGRSVRIEVQGEKAAEALSIVQAAIEDGFGERAEDAAPSGVAAVPGIAIGPLRRLRAAAPVLRDAPGDDPEAERATLEAALARVDRALAAERSDVAEAHRALLDDPELAAAARTAIANGLAAAPAWWRAVQRAREQLASSSDELIAQRAIDVTDVGLRVLSQLAPEATRVDVSHLTSAIVLADDVTPSMVTELADAGIAGIVLAQGGVTAHSVVVARGRAIPMLVRAGEHTGVADGTLAILDGDRGALIPAPEAHVLEDARARQVATAAARATALERAHMPVTTADGRTLTIAANVASPAEAELARKQGADAIGLLRTELFYVNEPDLPTEDEQAARIARILAPFTDREVTIRTLDAGGDKDIPALGLDPITHGFLGLRGLRYSLAHPRELHVQLRAILRAAASWKGILSIMAPMVTTASEVLAFRAAIAAAARSLEGTPHRLPDHTGIMVEVPAAAIAFDSMAPHVDFVSIGTNDLVQYIMAAERTNAHVADLYQPDHPAIWRALELLTRAASGKKIAVCGEMAANADMARRLVDLGVEELSMASASIPAIKSALRQPGR; encoded by the coding sequence GTGAGCCCGAGCATGGTCGGCATCGTGGTCGTTTCGCACAGCGCGCGCCTCGCCGAAGGCGTATGCGAGGTGGCCGCGCAGATGGCCCCCGACGTCCCCCTTCGCCCTGCGGGCGGAACGGACGAGGGCCACGTCGGGACGAGCTTCGACAAGATCCTCGCCGCGGCGACGGAAGCCGACACCGGCGCAGGCGCCGTGATCCTGTACGATCTCGGCAGCGCCAAAATGAGCGCCGATCTGGTGGCCGAAACGAACGACCGCCTCCGCGTCGTCGACGCGCCGCTCGTCGAAGGCGCGCTCGCGGCTGCCGTCACCGCGCAAAGCGGCGCGAGCCTCGATGCGGTCGTGGAGCAAGCGCGGTCTTCGGGGGGCGCGCGGGGCGTGTCGGGCGCCGAGGGCGGCGTGTCGGGCGCCGAGGGCGGCGTGCCGGGCGCCGAGGGCGGCGTGTCGGGCGCCGAGGGCGGCGTGTCGGGCGCCGAGGGCGGGCACCGTCCCGCGGAGGCGAGCCTCTCCCGCGTTCTCACCTTGCGAAACCCGCATGGCCTGCACGCCCGCCCGGCGGCACGCCTGGCGCGGATCGCGGCCGAGCACGGGGTCATCCTTCGCGCCGGTCCCGCGGAGGGACCGCTCGTCGACGCCCGTTCGATCCTCGCGCTGGTGGCGCTGGGCCTTCGCGGCGGCCGGTCCGTGCGCATCGAGGTCCAAGGGGAAAAGGCGGCCGAAGCGCTCTCCATCGTCCAGGCGGCCATCGAAGATGGCTTCGGCGAGCGCGCCGAAGACGCCGCGCCCTCCGGCGTGGCGGCCGTCCCCGGAATCGCCATCGGCCCACTTCGCCGGCTCCGCGCCGCAGCCCCCGTCCTTCGCGATGCACCCGGCGACGATCCCGAGGCGGAGCGCGCAACCCTCGAAGCCGCGCTCGCCCGCGTCGATCGCGCGCTCGCCGCCGAGCGCTCCGACGTGGCCGAAGCCCATCGCGCGCTCCTCGACGATCCCGAGCTCGCCGCCGCCGCGCGCACCGCCATCGCCAACGGCTTGGCGGCCGCCCCAGCCTGGTGGCGTGCGGTGCAGCGCGCCCGCGAGCAGCTGGCGTCGTCGTCCGACGAGCTGATCGCCCAGCGCGCCATCGACGTAACCGACGTCGGCCTGCGCGTCCTTTCGCAGCTCGCCCCCGAGGCCACGCGGGTCGACGTCTCGCATCTGACGTCGGCCATCGTGCTCGCCGACGACGTGACGCCGTCGATGGTCACCGAGCTCGCCGACGCCGGGATCGCGGGCATCGTGCTGGCGCAGGGGGGAGTGACGGCCCACTCCGTCGTGGTCGCACGCGGCCGCGCCATCCCCATGTTGGTCCGCGCGGGCGAGCACACCGGCGTCGCCGACGGCACCTTGGCCATCTTGGACGGCGATCGTGGCGCGCTCATCCCCGCGCCCGAAGCCCACGTCTTGGAGGACGCCCGCGCGCGGCAGGTGGCCACGGCGGCCGCGCGCGCCACCGCGCTCGAACGGGCCCATATGCCGGTGACCACGGCGGACGGTCGCACCCTTACCATCGCGGCCAACGTCGCCTCCCCGGCCGAGGCCGAGCTGGCGCGCAAACAAGGCGCCGACGCCATCGGCCTCTTGCGCACCGAGTTGTTCTACGTAAACGAACCGGACCTACCCACCGAGGACGAACAAGCCGCTCGAATCGCGCGCATCCTCGCGCCCTTCACCGACCGCGAAGTCACCATTCGCACCTTGGACGCCGGCGGCGACAAAGACATTCCGGCGCTCGGCCTCGACCCCATCACCCACGGCTTTTTGGGATTGCGCGGCCTACGCTATTCCCTCGCGCACCCCCGCGAGCTGCACGTCCAACTCCGCGCCATCCTGCGCGCCGCCGCCTCATGGAAAGGCATCCTTTCCATCATGGCCCCCATGGTCACCACCGCCAGCGAAGTCCTCGCATTCCGCGCCGCCATCGCCGCCGCCGCCCGCAGCCTCGAAGGCACTCCCCATCGCCTCCCCGATCACACCGGCATCATGGTCGAGGTGCCCGCCGCCGCCATCGCCTTCGACTCCATGGCACCCCACGTCGACTTCGTCAGCATCGGCACCAACGATCTCGTGCAATACATCATGGCCGCGGAGCGAACCAACGCACACGTCGCCGATCTGTATCAGCCGGACCACCCAGCCATCTGGCGCGCACTGGAGCTCCTCACGCGCGCCGCCTCGGGCAAAAAAATCGCCGTCTGCGGAGAAATGGCTGCAAACGCCGATATGGCGCGCCGCCTCGTGGACCTCGGCGTGGAGGAGCTCTCGATGGCGTCCGCCTCCATTCCGGCCATCAAGTCTGCATTGCGGCAGCCTGGCCGGTGA
- a CDS encoding DUF1266 domain-containing protein, whose translation MAKDDWQFSEFMSDWRAIVGLIAVCVLGLLVLNRLTVRQMKNQARRIVYATTPETLGPSFEGWTLAVIARFNMNMGRPVDRFQASWFQRQGLEIVLQKDWQITSAATLSRALQQLNDVGYRHHYGQATGEPVATFLAWDYGRIVWLAWAGHQLGWLDRQAMATWVARAASAMQSTYADWGAFATGYLRGLTQWSKEVSAAGEPEISKRAFETLMTDPTSPWRRVPWLTRVMAREGALTGQAAAMQT comes from the coding sequence GTGGCGAAGGATGATTGGCAATTCAGCGAGTTCATGAGCGATTGGCGCGCCATCGTTGGGCTCATCGCGGTCTGCGTGTTGGGCCTTCTGGTGCTCAATCGGCTCACGGTCCGGCAAATGAAGAATCAGGCGCGCCGCATCGTCTATGCGACGACACCGGAGACGCTCGGCCCCTCGTTCGAGGGGTGGACCTTGGCCGTGATCGCTCGCTTCAACATGAATATGGGCCGGCCCGTCGATCGATTTCAGGCATCGTGGTTCCAGCGCCAGGGGCTGGAGATCGTCCTGCAAAAGGATTGGCAAATTACCAGCGCGGCGACCTTGAGCCGCGCGCTGCAACAGCTGAACGACGTAGGCTATCGCCATCACTACGGACAGGCGACGGGCGAGCCCGTGGCGACCTTTCTGGCTTGGGATTACGGCCGCATCGTCTGGCTCGCGTGGGCGGGGCATCAACTGGGTTGGCTCGACCGCCAGGCGATGGCCACCTGGGTCGCGCGCGCCGCGTCGGCCATGCAGTCGACCTACGCCGATTGGGGCGCCTTCGCCACCGGCTATCTGCGCGGGCTCACCCAATGGTCCAAGGAGGTCTCGGCGGCGGGCGAGCCGGAGATTTCCAAGCGCGCATTCGAAACGCTGATGACCGATCCTACGAGCCCCTGGAGGCGTGTGCCGTGGCTTACGCGGGTGATGGCGCGGGAGGGCGCCCTCACCGGCCAGGCTGCCGCAATGCAGACTTGA
- a CDS encoding sigma 54-interacting transcriptional regulator, translating into MIPSLRELYPQMKAPAQPDLRATPSNDVKQVEARYVIVVHLAGPLGDLVETALRVEPRFCVVRADARLRAPRHVHLVVVDERMSARRRARLVRACRAPIFNLERHLGPRFDVRELRALILATCSYGDITTENMVAETPTTRVALHFIERIAEQPTPVLVWGPSGSGKKMLARRLHSLSRRKGPFIVAPATDGDLLEAVSTARGGTLCLDEISAVTAENARYIRALCAERRLEGPHPLALSDVRVVATTCRDLAADVVRKLFPADLYLRLASFVVPLFALRERHADLDALIDRFWKQHPRAELVSLSPPARDVLRRYKWPMNVRQLQSVVGQILALAPPGEMSVATLLSLAPEVAQRRGNAVQTGHRARSH; encoded by the coding sequence ATGATCCCATCGTTGCGTGAACTCTATCCGCAGATGAAGGCGCCGGCGCAACCCGACCTACGTGCCACGCCGTCGAACGACGTCAAGCAGGTGGAGGCCCGCTACGTCATCGTCGTGCACCTCGCCGGTCCACTCGGTGATTTGGTCGAGACGGCCCTGCGCGTCGAGCCACGATTTTGCGTGGTGCGTGCCGACGCGCGATTGCGCGCCCCCCGACACGTGCATCTCGTGGTTGTCGACGAACGAATGAGCGCACGGCGGCGCGCGCGCCTCGTTCGCGCGTGCAGAGCTCCGATCTTCAACCTCGAGCGGCATCTCGGCCCGCGATTCGATGTTCGCGAGCTTCGCGCGTTGATCCTCGCGACATGCAGCTATGGTGATATCACGACGGAGAACATGGTCGCCGAGACTCCAACAACCCGGGTTGCACTCCATTTCATCGAGCGAATCGCCGAACAGCCCACCCCCGTCCTCGTATGGGGCCCGAGCGGCTCGGGCAAAAAGATGCTTGCGCGACGGTTGCATTCGCTCTCGCGCCGCAAGGGGCCCTTCATCGTCGCCCCTGCCACCGACGGCGATTTGCTGGAGGCCGTTTCGACCGCGCGCGGAGGCACCTTGTGCCTCGACGAGATCAGCGCCGTGACTGCCGAAAATGCACGGTACATCCGAGCCCTCTGCGCCGAGCGACGCCTCGAAGGGCCCCATCCCCTGGCCCTATCCGACGTCCGGGTGGTCGCGACGACGTGCCGTGATCTGGCCGCGGACGTGGTACGCAAGCTCTTTCCTGCGGACCTTTACCTTCGGCTCGCGAGCTTCGTCGTCCCCCTCTTTGCCTTGCGCGAGCGCCATGCCGATCTCGACGCGCTCATCGACCGATTTTGGAAGCAACACCCCCGCGCAGAGCTCGTGTCTCTTTCGCCACCCGCGCGCGACGTCCTGCGGCGATACAAGTGGCCGATGAACGTGCGCCAGCTGCAGTCGGTCGTGGGTCAGATCCTGGCCCTCGCTCCGCCTGGTGAAATGTCCGTTGCTACGCTTCTGTCGTTGGCACCGGAGGTCGCCCAGAGACGAGGGAATGCGGTTCAAACCGGCCATCGTGCGCGTTCACATTAG
- a CDS encoding tetratricopeptide repeat protein yields the protein MFEGIDTIDWANLETSFGAATDVPRLLRSAAAEETKVREAALEQLEVMLYHEGERFPATPRAIPFLFDLALAPGTPARARILKMVMHFVGGACNFRDGLSLADGQRTIFAGKERDPQTPKEAQAVHIWRTCYNATRVFVPRVQELAFNGAEDVRVAASLLLGCYRTERRDIVPHLQDCFEHENIARVRAAQTFALGMLTHLNLDSAEFLVFIAKNDPAPLVRVVSSMVLAHAGAEAQKHTIVDALIEGLALCHGWLGIEYRRLPFGTEGLCGDIGRTLTRLPNQQTRSALPFLLDIFEHTEDAALIGVVRGILHAALGECAESPADARRIRACKAALLYNESVWQTAAITRLLEEWGLPSDRDAFGASIALSPESLAEGLHAFREGVDHASAEQYEQALSNFQRAAALLPHKRNVACNVVWNLKVLGRTAEGLAEVERALAVFDRSAHLHFEHGHLLVQKNEFVEGVDACTRGLQLDAADARTRELSREATELTPYGHYIRASAYARMGNPDKAVDDLRMAATLNRDFVNAMSDDVDFESLRSRADFQTLLSTASREDTPTVPMR from the coding sequence ATGTTCGAAGGCATCGATACGATCGATTGGGCGAATCTGGAAACGAGCTTCGGCGCGGCAACCGACGTACCCCGATTGTTGCGGAGCGCAGCAGCCGAAGAAACGAAGGTGCGGGAGGCCGCTCTCGAGCAATTGGAGGTCATGTTGTACCACGAGGGCGAGCGCTTTCCCGCAACGCCTCGTGCCATTCCCTTCTTGTTCGACCTTGCCCTGGCCCCCGGCACGCCCGCTCGAGCTCGGATTCTCAAGATGGTCATGCATTTCGTTGGCGGAGCGTGCAACTTTCGCGACGGCCTCTCGTTGGCCGATGGGCAGCGCACGATCTTCGCTGGGAAGGAACGCGACCCGCAGACGCCCAAAGAGGCACAAGCCGTTCACATTTGGCGAACCTGCTACAACGCGACCCGCGTGTTCGTGCCGCGCGTGCAGGAGCTTGCCTTCAATGGTGCCGAGGATGTCCGAGTTGCGGCGTCGCTGCTCCTCGGGTGCTATCGGACCGAGCGACGCGACATCGTCCCGCATCTGCAGGACTGTTTCGAGCACGAGAACATTGCCCGCGTCCGTGCGGCGCAGACGTTTGCGCTCGGCATGTTGACGCATCTCAATTTGGATTCAGCGGAGTTTCTCGTCTTCATCGCCAAGAACGATCCTGCACCTTTGGTTCGCGTCGTCAGCTCCATGGTCCTGGCGCATGCCGGCGCGGAGGCACAGAAACATACCATCGTGGATGCATTGATCGAGGGCCTCGCCTTGTGCCACGGCTGGCTCGGCATCGAGTACCGACGTTTACCCTTTGGTACGGAGGGGCTTTGTGGTGACATTGGCCGCACCCTCACCAGACTGCCGAACCAACAGACCCGCTCCGCCCTACCCTTTCTTCTCGATATTTTCGAGCACACGGAAGATGCCGCTTTGATCGGTGTCGTTCGGGGCATTCTTCACGCCGCGCTCGGCGAGTGCGCCGAGAGCCCCGCCGATGCCCGTCGTATCCGTGCGTGCAAAGCAGCACTCCTCTACAACGAGTCCGTTTGGCAAACGGCGGCGATCACCCGCCTGCTCGAAGAATGGGGCCTCCCGTCCGACCGCGACGCCTTCGGCGCGTCGATTGCACTTTCACCGGAGAGCCTTGCCGAGGGACTGCACGCGTTCCGAGAAGGTGTGGATCACGCGTCGGCCGAGCAATACGAGCAAGCACTGTCGAATTTTCAGCGAGCTGCAGCCCTTCTGCCGCACAAGCGGAACGTGGCATGCAACGTGGTCTGGAACCTGAAGGTTCTCGGTCGCACCGCGGAAGGTCTCGCCGAAGTCGAGCGGGCGCTGGCCGTCTTCGATCGCAGCGCACACCTCCACTTCGAGCATGGGCACCTTCTCGTCCAGAAAAACGAATTTGTGGAAGGCGTCGACGCCTGCACCCGCGGCCTCCAGCTCGACGCCGCGGACGCGCGCACACGCGAGCTTTCCCGAGAGGCCACCGAGCTCACACCCTATGGTCATTACATCCGTGCTAGCGCCTATGCGCGCATGGGGAACCCCGACAAAGCCGTCGACGACCTTCGCATGGCGGCCACGCTCAACCGCGATTTCGTCAACGCCATGTCGGACGATGTCGACTTCGAGTCCTTACGGAGCCGCGCGGACTTTCAAACGCTGCTCTCGACTGCGTCTCGAGAGGACACACCCACCGTCCCCATGAGGTAA
- a CDS encoding transposase, translated as MHRHALTDAQWRRLQRVLPKQKTGPASELGDRLFIEAVLYRAKTGLPWRDLSTFLGVPGIVALALGGIFLSSTRGAESGCLVLDADAVALGALALGFWPGFVAGAGLSLLFGVHHDSRWMHGLETTEGILQIAASTWIAWVPWSAGALAVTFSRSWSMHAMRIILQTS; from the coding sequence ATGCACCGACACGCGCTCACCGATGCCCAGTGGCGTCGGCTGCAACGAGTCCTACCGAAACAGAAGACGGGGCCCGCCTCGGAGTTGGGTGACCGGCTCTTCATCGAGGCGGTGCTCTATCGCGCAAAAACGGGCCTACCGTGGCGTGATCTCTCTACGTTTCTTGGGGTGCCGGGCATCGTCGCCCTTGCCCTAGGCGGCATTTTCCTGTCCTCGACACGAGGAGCCGAGAGCGGGTGTCTGGTGCTGGATGCCGACGCGGTCGCCCTTGGCGCGCTGGCACTCGGATTTTGGCCGGGGTTCGTCGCGGGCGCTGGCTTGAGCCTTCTGTTTGGCGTTCATCATGACTCTCGATGGATGCATGGCCTCGAAACGACGGAAGGCATCCTCCAGATCGCCGCGAGCACCTGGATCGCGTGGGTTCCGTGGTCGGCGGGCGCGCTGGCAGTAACGTTCTCACGTTCGTGGTCGATGCACGCGATGCGCATAATTTTGCAAACTTCGTGA